DNA from Doryrhamphus excisus isolate RoL2022-K1 chromosome 19, RoL_Dexc_1.0, whole genome shotgun sequence:
TGGAAACATGACTTTCTAGTCATAAAATCCCAATTATTTTGTCAGTATCAGACTAATACACCTTTGTAATACAGTAGAAGCCTGCTGGTtgcaaatggtgaaaaaaaaaacagaaataaaaaggcctacaaatataatttaacactCAAAACCCAATTCTATGCCTCTCACAGTCGttaagcacattttaaaatTCCGTTTTACATCACATTTTGTCAAATTATGTATATGACTCGTGTGACCTGTGTgtcagcgccctctgctgaaTCCAGAGCTACAGCGCCGTTTGTTGCTTGTATGGCTCTTCTGGTACGTTTTTGCAAACAAATATGGAAATTGATCACACAATCAGGTTGAAATGGTGGTGCGCCTCTGGAAGGACGGCTTCACCGTCAACGACCAGGAGTTCCGCAGCTACTCCATACCTGAAAACCAGCAGTTCCTGGACGCCATCAAGAGAGGGTCAGTTTACATTCAGTCACATTCATGACTACGAGCGGCGACCACATGAAATAAACGCTTATTCTGTAGGGAGCTTCCGACGGAGTGGGAGAGCCGagccgaggaggaggagctggaggtcAACGTGGAAGACCTGACAGAGGAAGCATACGTTCCCAGGAAGAAGGTTTTCCACCCTTTCAGCGGGAGAGGATACCGGCTTGGGAGGTGAGAGCTGATTCAATCTTGatattgtagaaaaaaacatttaggtagttttaaaagtgcaattcggcggtcaagtggttagcgcgcagacctcacagctaggagaccagggttcaattccaccctcggccgtctctgtgtggagtttgcatgttctccctgtgcatgcgtgggttttctccgggtactccggtttcctcccacattccaaaaacatgctaggttaatagccactccaaattgtccaaattttttaattaaaaaattttgaattattttaatagcagtaagaaaatattgaatagattttttaaaatgatatatgaaattcacaaaataaaaaagtaacacatttataaaataacattttttattataatccctagtgaggatgagcagtatagaattttttttaatttaaaaattttgaattttttaatagcaataaaaaaaatattgaattctctgtgtggagtttgcatgttctccccgtgcatgcgtgggttttctccgggtactccaggtttcctcccacattccaaaaacatgctaggttaattagccactccaaattgtccataggtatgaatgtgagtgtgaatggttgtttgtctatatgtgccctgtgattggctggcgaccagtccagggtgtacccctgcctcacgcccgaagacagctgggataggctccagcaccccttgcgaccttcgtgaggaaaaagcggtagaaaatgaatgaatgaatgaataaaagtgcAATTGTCATTGTCAATTTCCTTTCccaccactaggtgtcactctACATCCAAGTTTAGCAAAGCAGGTCATCACCCTGACAAGAAGAGAACTCCAAAAGAGCATTCAATTTAATTTGCTTTTGCAAACAGACACAACGCTGCTTTTTTGTATATCCAGCTCTTAATCTTTCATTTCTGCCCGTCCTCTCCACCACAGCGTGGCCCCCAGAGTCGTGGCCAGGTCGCCATCTGTGCACGAGGACGGAGAATCTCCTCCTATCCCCATGGTAACGCTGGACCACACCCTCCCTGTGACCTCGTTACAGATCTGGTTAGCCGATGGGAGGAGATTGGTGCAGAGGTTCAACCTGTCACATCGGTACGTACGGCCCAgacgaataaaaaaaacaacacgttCAAAGCTTAATCTCTACCACTGCTgaaaagatgacaaaaacatTGCCGCTTGTTCCAGTTTAGGAGGCAAGAGGGTTTGAGCGGGGAGATTGTGTTTTGAGGATTACATAATGCAAGTCTAGTATCGCTGAAGGCATGTTGTTTCCCGGCCACAGCGAGTGCTGCAGAAAACATAATCTGAGATGCAGCAGTGGATCTATTAAATCCCAGGAGAGGGGGGTTGCGTAACCCCCatgcagtgtttatgtaacagtgTTAGGGGCTCAAGGATGGAGAAGCGCCATCCAAGCCCCTTCAACCTTCTGCTAGCCTAGTGGGAGCGGGACGCTCACAAGGCCAAGGCGCCAAGGGTATGTCGGGCGGTCGTGAATAATGGAGGCCCAATACACCTGTCCCCATAGCGCTTCATGCAAGTCGGaataatcagttccagggtcaagttCTCCCCATCATAAATGATTAAGATCTCAGGTAACGTTTGAAGTAACATTCTTAATCATCATGCAATTGTTAAAAGAACTTAGCATAGGGGTACAGCCTggaatggttgccagccaatcacagggcacatatagacaaacaaccattcacactcacattcatacctatggacaattcggagtcgctaattaacctagcatgtttttggaatgtgggaggaaaccggagtacccggagaaaacccacgcatgcacggggagaacatgcaaactccacacagagatggccgagggtggaattgaacccgcatctcctagctgtgagcctcgaccgccgtgcagaacttgtttttaccattttttaatttttaccatGAATGCACTATATCGCGGCTACACAGCAGACaagaggttagcgcgcaggcctcacagctaggagacccgagttcaattccaccctcagcaatctctgtgtggagtttgcatgttctccccg
Protein-coding regions in this window:
- the ubxn2a gene encoding UBX domain-containing protein 2A — encoded protein: MIHNDVENDDSWVGSDDNEEEAPMRCSFSVEDLLDEVEKICYDAPGTSKVEMVVRLWKDGFTVNDQEFRSYSIPENQQFLDAIKRGELPTEWESRAEEEELEVNVEDLTEEAYVPRKKVFHPFSGRGYRLGSVAPRVVARSPSVHEDGESPPIPMVTLDHTLPVTSLQIWLADGRRLVQRFNLSHRIVDVQDFVSRCQRSCPPFILTTSLPVRELSDKDLSLQEADLANAVIVQRPLETQAPFGHS